One genomic region from Pan troglodytes isolate AG18354 chromosome 14, NHGRI_mPanTro3-v2.0_pri, whole genome shotgun sequence encodes:
- the IL17D gene encoding interleukin-17D isoform X3, whose amino-acid sequence MPPSYLLQRISYDPARYPRYLPEAYCLCRGCLTGLFGEEDVRFRSAPVYMPTVVLRRTPACAGGRSVYTEAYVTIPVGCTCVPEPEKDADSINSSIDKQGAKLLLGPNDAPAGP is encoded by the coding sequence AATCTCCTACGACCCGGCGAGGTACCCCAGGTACCTGCCTGAAGCCTACTGCCTGTGCCGGGGCTGCCTGACCGGGCTGTTCGGCGAGGAGGACGTGCGCTTCCGCAGCGCCCCTGTCTACATGCCCACCGTCGTCCTGCGCCGCACCCCCGCCTGCGCCGGCGGCCGTTCCGTCTACACCGAGGCCTACGTCACCATCCCCGTGGGCTGCACCTGCGTCCCCGAGCCGGAGAAGGACGCAGACAGCATCAACTCCAGCATCGACAAACAGGGCGCCAAGCTCCTGCTGGGCCCCAACGACGCGCCCGCTGGCCCCTGA